Proteins encoded in a region of the Trichosurus vulpecula isolate mTriVul1 chromosome 9, mTriVul1.pri, whole genome shotgun sequence genome:
- the LOC118832210 gene encoding cathelicidin-related peptide Bf-CRAMP-like: MELLGRLLLLVGMAALLPAQVWPQPSLSYEKALSAGIYFYNQVHGRDNAFRIWQVHSPPSGQPSQEQTQKLLSFTLKETVCPMIEELPLDQCDFKTDGLMKECQGSVSNEQDIVAIILTCDPVDPEPLRFKRKRCLWRRTCNPHRDSEESWVSDLGKTEGTSADKEVLTKLCCSDAALRKMPDACLLSAETVG; this comes from the exons ATGGAGCTGCTCGGGAGGCTGCTGCTGTTGGTTGGTATGGCTGCTCTACTTCCTGCACAAGTTTGGCCTCAGCCCTCCCTAAGCTATGAGAAGGCCCTCTCTGCAGGCATTTACTTCTACAACCAGGTACACGGGAGGGACAATGCATTCCGGATATGGCAAGTCCACTCTCCTCCATCTGGTCAG CCTTCCCAAGAGCAAACCCAGAAGCTTCTGAGTTTTACCTTGAAGGAAACTGTGTGCCCAATGATTGAGGAGCTCCCCCTGGACCAGTGTGATTTTAAAACAGATGGG CTGATGAAAGAATGTCAAGGTTCGGTATCCAATGAGCAGGACATTGTTGCCATCATCCTCACCTGTGACCCAGTGGACCCAGAG CCTCTTCGCTTCAAAAGAAAACGTTGCCTATGGAGGAGGACATGCAACCCTCATCGC GACAGTGAGGAGAGTTGGGTGTCTGATCTggggaagactgagggaacctctgctgataaggaaGTCCTGACCAAGCTGTGCTGCAGCGATGCAGCCCTGCGTAAGATGCCAGATGCCTGCCTGCTGAGTGCAGAAACAGTGGGGTAG